The Spirosoma radiotolerans genome has a window encoding:
- a CDS encoding ATP-binding protein, which translates to MNWQLTDRTDWPALLNQFDWVRAMVGVPQDPVYHGEGDVAAHTRLVLESLINLPAYNALSTDEQAILWAAALLHDVEKRSTTVREDDGHITAKGHARKGERTARLLLYDAIPTPFVTREAVAKLVRYHGLPLWALEKENPRQTLLQASLDVNTAWLAMLARADVLGRICPDQADLLYRIDLFEEFCREQNCFGKPYPFASDLTRFQYFRRDDLAPDYALFDETKTDVVLLSGLPGVGKDYHILANYQDWPVVSLDGIRRQLGIDPTDRHGTGRVVQAAKEQARVYLRKQQPFVWNATNITRNMRAQLIDLFVTYRARVTIVYVEVPNALRAEQNANRKHPVPEPAVSRMLEKWEVPAVWEAHTVIYAVD; encoded by the coding sequence ATGAACTGGCAACTAACCGACCGCACCGACTGGCCCGCTCTTCTGAACCAGTTTGACTGGGTACGTGCTATGGTGGGCGTGCCGCAGGACCCCGTCTATCATGGTGAGGGCGATGTGGCCGCGCACACACGCCTGGTACTCGAATCGCTGATCAATTTACCGGCCTACAACGCGCTTAGTACGGATGAGCAGGCCATTCTTTGGGCGGCCGCTTTGCTCCACGATGTGGAAAAACGCTCAACGACCGTACGCGAAGACGATGGCCACATTACGGCCAAAGGCCATGCCCGAAAGGGCGAACGCACGGCCCGTTTGCTGCTCTACGATGCGATTCCAACGCCGTTTGTCACACGAGAGGCTGTAGCTAAACTTGTGCGTTATCATGGTCTGCCGCTCTGGGCGCTGGAGAAGGAAAATCCACGTCAGACCTTGTTGCAGGCTAGTCTGGACGTAAACACGGCCTGGCTGGCGATGCTGGCTCGCGCGGATGTATTAGGACGTATTTGCCCCGATCAGGCCGATTTGCTGTACCGAATTGATCTCTTCGAGGAGTTCTGCCGCGAGCAGAATTGCTTTGGTAAACCCTATCCGTTTGCGTCGGACTTAACCCGGTTTCAGTATTTCAGACGCGACGATCTGGCACCTGATTATGCGTTGTTCGATGAAACTAAAACCGACGTTGTCTTGCTGAGCGGTTTGCCGGGCGTCGGTAAGGACTATCACATTCTGGCTAATTACCAGGATTGGCCCGTCGTGAGTTTAGATGGTATTCGGCGCCAGTTGGGCATCGATCCGACCGACCGACACGGAACGGGCCGAGTGGTGCAGGCCGCGAAGGAACAGGCACGGGTATACCTGCGAAAACAGCAGCCATTTGTCTGGAATGCTACCAATATTACCCGAAACATGCGGGCACAATTGATTGATTTGTTTGTGACCTACCGGGCTCGTGTAACGATCGTTTATGTAGAAGTGCCCAACGCCCTCCGGGCTGAACAGAACGCAAACCGAAAGCATCCGGTGCCGGAACCTGCCGTTAGTCGGATGCTGGAAAAATGGGAAGTTCCCGCTGTTTGGGAGGCTCATACGGTCATTTATGCCGTTGACTAG
- a CDS encoding response regulator, with protein sequence MPVAQAQEQPLAHQGVLDLKTVDFTQQCVELAGEWKWYWHQLRLPNQPESTFEYTSLPQLWAHSTWQQKKLPGQGVATYSLRVLLPSRSVPLSLEVPDLNTAYRLFINGREAAHSGNPTTSSETTQPRWSTQLISLPATGDTITLLLQLANFQHAKGGVTKSMILGESGRMASKLALEQAMSVFLTGFVLMSGLFFLGLFAFSFMDRPMLYYGLFCLTYSYRLIGTEPYALHNLLPQIPWSISVRLEYISLYLAIALFVIYTQSLYPKDTHPRIIKAMTGLCLAFAVTVLVLPPIYFTRLMDPFLGLMVIYIGYAVYVYWKAFRKRRPGARFSLASTGLLLTVFSLILSQYFGLTSPLMIELFVGYLGFFFLQSLVLAFRFAYALNEARYTEKQFLANMSHEIRTPLNAILGFSEMLEAAPLNGEQKESLHYIRTAGKNLLTIVNDILDIAKIEAGMLPLESIPFSLNLLVDSIRTMILPVATDKSLSLVVETDPTLPAVVLGDPTRLTQILLNLLSNAIKFTKYGQVTARIDKVAETADSVRVRFRVQDTGIGMAPDILPHIFDRFRQANDFTTRYYGGTGLGLSIVKSLAEMQGGWVQVSSVPDQGSCFTLEIPYKVTTDVQEPTVGLSMEPLSADGQQVRILVVEDNLINQKLALQVLKRLGYLTQIAENGQQALDYLQTGKYDVVLMDIQMPVMDGYTATRQIRTTLQSNVPIIAMTAHALASEREQCLQAGMNDFIPKPFQIEELQRVMRKYTPSTGKSPVTEVARAPIKPVAGFSIEPLLRSVDNDVAFAAELLDLFLQQTPAELAQIEQAQSERNIAAIGSLIHTQKVPIRTFGLTQLSQLIDTLEKQIAAQKDAAEIDALINQYVSMLKNELPTMQVALASLQKDIVTD encoded by the coding sequence ATGCCGGTCGCACAAGCCCAGGAACAACCCCTTGCTCATCAGGGAGTTCTCGATCTGAAGACGGTAGATTTTACGCAGCAGTGTGTCGAGTTAGCGGGTGAGTGGAAATGGTATTGGCATCAGCTTCGGTTGCCCAATCAGCCTGAATCGACGTTCGAATACACAAGCCTCCCCCAACTCTGGGCCCACAGTACATGGCAACAGAAAAAACTACCAGGTCAAGGTGTGGCTACCTATAGCCTCCGGGTTTTATTACCCAGCAGATCGGTGCCCCTTAGTTTGGAAGTGCCCGATCTCAACACAGCTTATCGATTATTTATTAATGGGAGGGAGGCCGCCCATAGCGGAAATCCCACCACAAGTTCTGAGACAACGCAACCGCGCTGGTCTACTCAGTTGATTTCGTTACCCGCTACTGGCGATACGATTACGCTTCTGTTGCAACTGGCTAATTTTCAGCACGCCAAAGGGGGCGTTACGAAGTCAATGATCCTGGGCGAGTCGGGAAGGATGGCCTCAAAGCTGGCTCTAGAGCAGGCCATGTCCGTGTTTCTGACCGGTTTTGTCCTGATGAGTGGCTTGTTTTTTCTGGGTTTATTCGCGTTCAGCTTCATGGACCGGCCCATGTTGTATTATGGCTTGTTTTGCCTGACTTACAGCTACCGGCTGATCGGTACGGAGCCTTATGCCCTGCATAACCTATTGCCTCAAATACCCTGGAGTATCAGTGTTCGGCTTGAGTACATTTCTCTGTATCTGGCCATCGCACTCTTTGTCATTTACACCCAGTCGTTATATCCCAAAGACACGCACCCTCGGATTATCAAGGCTATGACCGGGCTTTGTCTGGCGTTTGCGGTAACCGTTTTGGTGTTGCCGCCGATCTACTTCACCCGGCTAATGGACCCGTTCCTGGGATTGATGGTAATCTATATTGGCTATGCAGTATATGTGTATTGGAAAGCCTTTCGCAAACGCAGACCTGGTGCCCGTTTCTCCCTGGCGAGTACCGGCCTGCTATTAACCGTTTTTAGCCTGATTCTTAGTCAATACTTTGGGTTGACGTCTCCGCTGATGATCGAACTGTTTGTCGGTTATCTGGGCTTTTTCTTTCTACAATCGCTGGTGCTGGCGTTTCGGTTTGCTTATGCCCTGAACGAAGCCCGGTACACAGAGAAACAATTCCTGGCCAATATGAGCCACGAGATCCGGACACCCCTCAACGCCATACTCGGCTTCTCGGAAATGCTCGAAGCGGCCCCCCTGAATGGGGAGCAAAAAGAATCGCTGCACTATATCCGGACGGCCGGTAAAAACTTGCTTACCATTGTCAATGATATTCTGGATATTGCCAAGATCGAAGCGGGTATGTTGCCGTTGGAGTCCATTCCATTCAGCTTAAATTTGCTGGTGGATTCGATTCGAACCATGATTTTGCCCGTAGCTACCGATAAAAGCCTGTCGCTGGTGGTTGAAACCGATCCAACGCTACCTGCCGTCGTTTTGGGCGATCCAACCCGGCTGACGCAGATTTTGCTGAATCTGCTCAGTAATGCCATTAAGTTTACAAAGTACGGGCAGGTAACCGCCCGAATCGATAAGGTAGCAGAAACGGCCGACTCGGTTCGTGTGCGCTTCAGGGTACAGGATACAGGCATTGGCATGGCCCCCGATATATTGCCCCACATTTTTGACCGGTTTCGGCAAGCCAATGACTTTACTACCCGCTATTATGGCGGAACGGGTCTGGGACTCAGTATTGTTAAATCGCTCGCCGAGATGCAGGGTGGTTGGGTCCAGGTGTCGAGTGTGCCGGATCAGGGCTCGTGCTTTACCCTCGAGATTCCTTATAAAGTGACAACAGACGTGCAGGAGCCCACCGTCGGCCTGTCTATGGAACCGTTGTCTGCTGATGGTCAGCAAGTCAGAATTCTGGTAGTAGAAGATAACCTGATCAACCAAAAACTGGCGCTACAGGTACTCAAACGGTTGGGCTATTTAACCCAGATTGCTGAAAACGGACAGCAGGCGCTCGATTATTTACAGACGGGAAAGTATGATGTGGTTTTGATGGATATTCAAATGCCTGTCATGGATGGGTATACCGCTACCCGCCAGATTCGAACCACACTACAAAGCAACGTACCCATTATTGCTATGACGGCCCATGCGCTGGCCAGTGAGCGGGAGCAGTGCCTACAGGCAGGCATGAATGATTTCATCCCAAAACCGTTCCAGATCGAGGAGTTGCAAAGGGTGATGCGGAAATACACCCCATCGACCGGTAAATCGCCTGTCACTGAAGTGGCCAGAGCGCCGATAAAGCCAGTCGCTGGTTTTTCAATTGAGCCATTACTCCGTTCGGTGGATAACGACGTTGCGTTTGCTGCTGAATTATTAGATCTGTTTTTACAGCAGACACCCGCTGAGCTGGCACAGATCGAGCAGGCTCAGTCCGAACGAAACATTGCGGCTATTGGCTCGCTGATTCATACCCAGAAAGTGCCCATCCGTACCTTTGGCCTGACTCAGCTTAGTCAGTTGATCGACACGCTGGAAAAGCAGATCGCTGCGCAGAAAGATGCTGCCGAAATTGACGCGCTGATTAACCAGTATGTATCGATGCTCAAAAACGAGTTACCCACGATGCAGGTTGCTTTGGCGAGCCTTCAGAAAGATATCGTGACCGACTGA
- a CDS encoding RNA ligase family protein, which produces MALSTKYGRTYHYPFSPGTTSDDRINHEYASDLFAIRNLIHTEKLDGENNCLSRYGVFARSHTAPTVSPWTSVLRQRWALIRHELGNLEIFGENLFAIHSIAYDRLDAHFFVFAIREHDVWLSWEETQFYARLLDFPTVPELARRTAPLQPQIIENEVLALAGETSRLGSFDALTGAPSAMEGIVSRDSDAYATALFPHRVFKYVRKGHVQTDEHWTRTWRRAPLMGERRNA; this is translated from the coding sequence ATGGCTTTATCAACCAAGTACGGGCGAACGTACCATTATCCCTTTTCGCCCGGTACAACCAGCGATGATCGCATCAATCACGAATACGCATCTGACCTGTTTGCAATCAGAAATCTGATTCATACCGAGAAACTAGATGGTGAAAACAACTGTCTGAGCCGTTATGGCGTTTTTGCCCGCTCGCATACGGCCCCAACGGTATCTCCCTGGACAAGTGTGCTGCGGCAACGCTGGGCCCTGATTCGTCATGAACTGGGAAATCTGGAAATTTTTGGTGAAAATTTATTCGCCATTCATTCCATTGCCTACGACCGGCTCGACGCCCATTTTTTCGTTTTCGCCATACGTGAACACGATGTCTGGTTGTCGTGGGAGGAAACACAATTTTATGCTCGTCTGCTCGACTTTCCAACCGTACCCGAGCTAGCCCGCCGAACAGCACCTTTACAGCCGCAAATTATTGAGAACGAGGTGCTGGCTCTTGCTGGAGAAACAAGTCGATTGGGGTCATTTGACGCGTTAACGGGCGCTCCCTCTGCAATGGAGGGCATTGTTTCGCGGGATAGCGACGCCTATGCGACCGCGTTGTTTCCGCATCGTGTCTTTAAATACGTTCGGAAAGGGCACGTTCAGACTGACGAGCACTGGACACGAACCTGGCGACGTGCACCGTTGATGGGAGAAAGGAGGAACGCATGA
- a CDS encoding RNA polymerase sigma factor, with product MNLSDQTEVRLVSALLDPTSTSFALLYDAYSPALYGVLLRLVHDQARAEDLLQDAFIKIWSNREHFDPKQGRLFTWLLTITRHVALDELRAQKVRTIANAYIYDCSDKEVRPVFSEGKVNQTLVSHLAPKYQAVIELMYYRNYTSQEVADKLKLPVGTVKTRARKAMQELRLHFKKDIDHYQAT from the coding sequence ATGAACCTTTCCGATCAGACAGAAGTACGCTTAGTAAGTGCTTTGCTAGACCCTACGTCCACCTCGTTTGCCCTGCTCTATGATGCCTACTCACCAGCCCTATACGGGGTTTTGCTGCGCTTAGTCCACGATCAGGCTCGAGCCGAGGATTTGCTTCAGGATGCCTTTATCAAAATCTGGTCAAATAGAGAACACTTCGATCCCAAACAAGGGCGGCTGTTTACCTGGCTATTAACCATTACCCGACACGTAGCCCTGGATGAGCTACGGGCCCAAAAGGTCCGGACCATTGCTAATGCCTATATCTACGACTGTTCGGATAAAGAAGTGAGACCTGTTTTCTCCGAAGGTAAGGTTAACCAAACGCTGGTGAGTCATCTGGCGCCTAAATACCAGGCCGTTATAGAGCTGATGTATTACCGAAACTACACCAGTCAGGAGGTTGCCGACAAGTTAAAGCTACCCGTGGGAACGGTTAAAACGCGGGCCCGGAAGGCCATGCAGGAACTCCGCCTGCATTTCAAAAAAGATATCGATCATTACCAGGCTACTTAA
- a CDS encoding Gfo/Idh/MocA family oxidoreductase yields the protein MSIVIQVGLVGFGLSGRYFHTPFLSVNPRFRLKKIASSRPEAVHAFDAAIEWVATAEELFADPTIDLVFICTPNETHVDYARQALEHKKHVVIEKPFALSEQEAHQLLELARKQERVVTAYQNRRWDSDFLTIKRLLAEGALGNLVEFESRYDRYSPVNLRAQSWKEQAGAGRGNLYNLGPHLLDQVLHLFGTPDTVEATIRIIRPDSRINDYFDIKLGYSDKAARLKSSLLVYHNQLRYSLHGTGGSFIKNGLDAQEERLRLDQLPNDKATWGTEPDDRWGMLYRDGRTELIPSEQGNYMPFYDNLYEAIVNGAEPAINSTDIWQLARIIDLAVLSSELKQTMPF from the coding sequence ATGTCTATCGTTATTCAGGTTGGTTTGGTGGGGTTCGGTTTGTCCGGACGGTATTTCCATACGCCGTTTTTATCGGTCAATCCGCGCTTTCGTCTAAAGAAAATAGCCAGCAGTCGGCCCGAGGCTGTTCATGCATTCGATGCCGCGATTGAGTGGGTCGCTACGGCGGAGGAGTTGTTTGCGGACCCTACTATCGACCTGGTTTTTATCTGTACCCCCAACGAAACCCACGTCGATTATGCCCGCCAGGCACTGGAACACAAAAAGCATGTAGTCATTGAAAAGCCGTTTGCGCTTTCCGAACAGGAAGCCCATCAACTTCTGGAACTGGCCCGGAAGCAGGAGCGGGTGGTTACGGCCTACCAAAATCGGCGTTGGGATTCTGATTTTCTAACCATCAAGCGCCTACTGGCGGAGGGGGCTTTAGGCAACCTCGTTGAGTTCGAAAGCCGGTATGACCGTTATTCACCCGTGAATTTGCGGGCGCAAAGCTGGAAAGAGCAAGCGGGTGCAGGACGCGGCAATCTCTACAATCTTGGACCGCATCTGCTCGATCAGGTCCTGCATCTCTTTGGCACACCCGATACCGTAGAGGCCACGATCCGGATCATTCGCCCCGATAGCCGCATTAACGACTATTTTGACATAAAGCTGGGCTATTCAGATAAGGCAGCCCGGCTGAAATCCAGCCTGTTGGTCTATCATAATCAGTTGCGCTACAGCCTGCATGGTACGGGCGGCTCCTTTATAAAAAATGGGTTGGATGCGCAGGAAGAACGGCTTCGCCTGGACCAGTTACCCAATGACAAAGCCACGTGGGGCACTGAACCTGACGATCGGTGGGGAATGCTTTACCGGGATGGCCGGACTGAACTCATCCCCAGTGAGCAGGGTAATTACATGCCCTTTTATGATAATCTCTACGAAGCTATCGTCAACGGCGCCGAGCCCGCCATAAACTCGACCGATATCTGGCAACTTGCCCGAATTATCGATCTGGCAGTGTTGAGTAGCGAGTTGAAGCAGACCATGCCTTTTTAA
- a CDS encoding glycosyltransferase family 9 protein translates to MKILILRFSSIGDIVLTSPVIRCLRQTMEGAEIHYCTKRRYQELIAHNPYIDKCHYLDDSLMQLVGQLRSEHYDLVIDLHNSLRTRLIKGMLAKRSVTVNKINMQKWLYVRFKANVMPPVHIVDRYMDTIRALGVSNDEKGLDYFISAEDQVPLSQLPPTHQSAYVAYALGGQHATKRLPVERMIDLCRKIDRPIVLLGDQHDRQTGELICSALGDDLIYNACDLFSVNQSASLLGRAQMVYSHDTGLMHIAAALKKPIVSIWGSTTPQLGMYPYKTRHLIVENTALNCRPCSKIGHDKCPLGHFKCMNDLSFSIDPAFIGSNEMQNQY, encoded by the coding sequence ATGAAAATCCTCATCCTACGCTTTTCGTCTATTGGCGACATTGTGCTGACAAGCCCCGTGATTCGGTGTTTGCGGCAAACTATGGAAGGAGCTGAGATTCACTACTGTACCAAGCGCCGGTATCAGGAACTGATTGCCCACAATCCATACATCGATAAGTGCCATTACCTGGATGATAGTTTGATGCAGTTAGTCGGGCAATTACGGAGCGAACACTACGATCTGGTCATTGACCTGCACAATAGTTTACGTACTCGCCTGATCAAAGGCATGCTGGCGAAGCGGTCGGTTACTGTCAACAAGATCAATATGCAGAAGTGGCTCTATGTTCGGTTCAAGGCCAATGTGATGCCACCCGTACACATTGTTGATCGCTACATGGATACCATTCGTGCGTTGGGCGTCAGCAACGACGAAAAAGGGCTTGACTATTTCATTTCGGCTGAAGACCAGGTGCCCCTTAGTCAATTACCGCCGACGCACCAATCTGCCTACGTGGCCTACGCACTGGGTGGGCAGCACGCTACCAAGCGACTGCCCGTAGAACGCATGATTGACCTGTGCCGAAAAATAGATAGACCGATTGTGTTGCTGGGCGATCAGCACGATCGCCAAACGGGCGAACTGATTTGTAGCGCGCTGGGCGACGACTTGATTTACAATGCCTGTGATTTATTTTCGGTCAATCAGTCGGCCTCGCTTCTTGGGCGGGCGCAGATGGTCTACAGCCATGATACAGGCCTCATGCACATTGCGGCAGCGCTCAAAAAACCGATTGTGTCGATTTGGGGGAGCACAACGCCCCAATTGGGCATGTATCCGTATAAAACCCGTCACCTGATTGTTGAGAACACGGCGCTCAACTGTCGGCCCTGCTCCAAAATAGGCCATGATAAATGCCCGCTTGGGCACTTCAAATGCATGAATGACTTATCGTTCAGCATTGACCCGGCTTTCATAGGAAGCAACGAAATGCAGAATCAGTACTGA
- a CDS encoding DUF6965 family protein, producing MNENTNELIAYFSGLVLPETPFRITKQTATSNLHKCVTLSMELAKDGNKTSLIKLKRIRELLEKHSVDFCRNVRVQ from the coding sequence ATGAATGAGAACACAAACGAGCTAATTGCTTATTTCTCCGGCCTTGTCCTACCGGAAACTCCATTTCGAATCACCAAACAAACAGCAACATCTAACCTGCATAAATGTGTCACGTTGTCGATGGAGCTGGCAAAAGATGGGAATAAGACAAGTTTGATTAAGCTTAAGCGTATCCGGGAACTGCTGGAAAAGCATTCAGTGGACTTCTGCCGGAATGTGCGAGTGCAGTGA
- a CDS encoding tyrosine-protein phosphatase, translated as MNAWERFKKRFIPTSGNDLGSVEEACFWKVDMHSHLLPAVDDGVKDPEQTLTCLRQMMGWGIERIITTPHVSRDWYPNSSTVLREGQAQLQALADANDLPIQIDVAAEYMLDEFFPDLLNTDDLLTFGTERYLLVETGWAAAPQQLEDILFRIQTRGYTPVLAHPERYTYYHGDDASLARIRDVGCLFQLNWLSLTGRYGNKVRSQAQRILKNNWVDFIGSDLHRPEDLPALGSLFSLSDYDLLRSQPLRNASLLIP; from the coding sequence ATGAACGCTTGGGAACGATTTAAGAAACGGTTCATTCCGACTTCAGGTAACGACCTGGGATCAGTAGAGGAGGCTTGTTTCTGGAAGGTAGACATGCATTCTCACTTACTCCCCGCCGTTGACGATGGCGTCAAAGACCCTGAACAAACACTTACCTGTTTACGGCAAATGATGGGATGGGGCATTGAACGGATCATCACTACCCCGCATGTCAGCCGCGACTGGTATCCTAACTCCTCAACTGTTTTACGGGAAGGGCAGGCGCAACTGCAGGCCCTGGCAGATGCCAACGACTTGCCGATTCAGATTGATGTGGCTGCTGAATACATGCTGGATGAGTTTTTTCCGGATCTGCTCAACACCGATGATCTGCTCACGTTTGGTACCGAGCGTTATCTGCTCGTAGAAACAGGCTGGGCGGCTGCCCCACAACAACTGGAAGATATTTTATTCCGTATTCAAACACGTGGCTATACACCCGTGCTGGCTCATCCGGAACGCTATACCTATTACCATGGGGATGACGCGTCATTGGCCCGCATACGCGACGTCGGGTGTCTGTTCCAGCTCAACTGGCTGTCCTTAACCGGTCGGTATGGCAATAAGGTTCGGTCGCAGGCGCAACGAATCCTTAAAAACAACTGGGTAGATTTCATCGGCAGTGACCTCCATCGACCCGAAGATTTGCCGGCGCTGGGCTCGCTGTTTTCACTGTCCGACTACGACCTGCTCCGTTCGCAACCCTTACGAAACGCGTCTTTGCTAATCCCCTAA